The genome window GAGGTCGTGGGCGTACTGTTGTTGGAGTTGGATAAGTTTTGGATCGAACATCGCATAGGGGCGTGCTCCTCGGTGAAGCGCTGTGGCGTTCGGCACGCCATCACCTGGTTTGAAGCTACGAAGATCAAGAAGGTCGAGGTAGTAGCAGATATGATACTGCTTCAGGGTAGCGATCCATCGGTCGAGGCGGTCAAGATAGTGAGAATCGAAGTGCAGGGAGTCGGGGGCATTTTCTGGACCTAGCAAACAGCCTCTGTTATCTATGGCTTCGAAGCGAACGAGGTTAATGCCGGCATTGGCAAAAGTGCGAACGACGTTTTGTATCTGTTCGTCGGGAATATCAAGACGAGTGCTCGACACATTGATGCCCCAAAAGCGGGCGCGCGTGCCGTTAGCCCAGTGGAAGTGTCCATCCGGTCCCACTTTTAGAAAACCATGGTTGTTAGGGGGGAGGAGGTCACGAAAATTGACCATACAAGATGGAGTAGGAACGAACCCTGTTCCAAGTTCAGCGGCTTTTGGGTTGGGAGTATTAGCGAGCAAGAACAACAGAAGAGGTACACTCCAAAGCGGAAGGTTCCTCTGTCTAAGGATAGGGCAACATGAGCGCTGTATGAATCTTTCCTGACCTCTCATTTCCTTCCGTTTCACCAAAGGTGAAATATATTATGGCGGAAGATAGAGATAACTTTTCACTCGTAAAGACGGCCTACAGTTCGAACAAGTTATCCTGAGCTTCTCAGATATCGCGTTCAACGATGAACTGTGCTAGCGCACGAAGGGGATCGGCCTTTTCGTCAAACTCTTGTAGTTGTTGGAGAGCGGCTTTCATCTCGTGGCGTGCACGCTGACGTGATTCTTCGATGCCGAACAGGCGGGGGTAGGTGGCTTTATCCTGCTTTTGATCGCTTCCAACGGGTTTTCCAATACGTTCCTGATCGCCCACAATATCGAGGATATCATCGGCAATCTGGAAGGCAAGCCCGATATGTTCTCCGTAACGGCGGAGGGCCTCGATCTGTTGAGCACTTCCGCCGGCTAAAGTGGCTCCTGCAACGACCGAGCAGGTAAGCAGTGCCCCTGTTTTATGTGAGTGGATGTAATGCAGAGTGTCGGGAGTTACGGTTTGGCCTTGGGACTCCATATCCACCACCTGTCCGCCCACCATGCCCCATGTACCAGAGGCTTTTGCCACGAGATGGAGAGTAGGCAAAACACGTTCTGGAGGTACGCTTGCCGCATTTTCGGCGATCAGTTGGAAGGCCAATGCCAGGAGGGCGTCACCGGCGAGTAGGGCTAGGGCCTCGCCAAAAATTTTATGGTTTGTGGGACGACCACGGCGGTAGTCATCGTTATCCATGCACGGGAGATCGTCGTGAATGAGGCTAAAGACGTGAATACACTCAAGCGCACAGGCCGTTGGGAGAACCTGCTCTGCCGTACCACCTACCGCCTCGGCGCCAGCGATGACCAGAATGGGACGAATGCGCTTGCCGGGTGCGAGCACGCTGTAGCGAATCGATTCATGAAGACGTTGTGGTCGGTCTGAAGGAGATGGAAGATAGCGTTCAAGGGCTTGTTCTATAAGATAGCGCCGGCTTTGCAGATATTCGGCCAATGAAAACGACACGATAGGTCTCCACCGAGGTACGCATTCCAGACAGGGTTTCGTATACTTAGTATACTAGGTGGCCTCCAAAAAATCAAGGAGGAGGAAGCAGATCGAGGCGCAATTTGGAGACACGGTAGAGGTTGAGATATAATGTAGGTCATGGAAGAGACAAGAGATGTTACCGTGGGTGTTTTGGCGTTGCAGGGCGATTTCGATGCGCATCTGCAGACGATCCGAAAATTGGGTTTGCATGCCAAAGAGGTGCGTAGTCAGCGAGATCTTGAAGAGGTGGATGCGCTCATTCTCCCCGGAGGCGAATCCACAACCATTGGGAAGCTGCTGGCACGCACGGGTTTGGATGTGGCCATTCGCGATCGAGGCCAGGCCGGCATGCCGATCTACGGCACTTGTGCCGGCATGATTCTGTTGGCGCATACCATTGAGGGGCGTCCGGAACAGCCAACGCTCGATTTAATGGATATTGCGGTGGCTAGGAACGCATTCGGCCGCCAAATCGAGAGTTTCGAGGCGGATATTCCTTTCGATTTTGGCGCGGAGGTTGTTCCGATACGCGCGGTTTTCATCCGCGCCCCTTATGTGACAAAGGTTGGGCCGGATGTTCGGATACTCAGTAAGTTTCAGGATAAGATAGTGGCCGTGAGACAAGGAAACCTTCTAGCAACGGCCTTCCACCCCGAGCTAACCGATAATTTGCGCCTTCATGCGCTCGTGGCGGAAATGGCGCGTAACTACAGAGCTAGCAGAGGCTAGTTCTATAAATCTGGGGACAGGAGAACTTCCATGCGATTGAAGGATAAAGTGGCACTCGTAACGGGCGCGAGCAGCGGAATCGGAAAGGCCATTGCAGAACGTTTTGCTGCAGAGGGAGCGCACGTTGCGGTGAACTATCTACCGGTAGGCGCACAAGAGGCGGCAGCGGAAACGGAGGTTACAACTTTTGGGGTTACAGGTATCGCAGTGTCCGGAGATGTAAGCAGACGTGACGATGTAGAGCAGATGGTTGCCACGGTGGTGCAGCGTTTTGGGCGCTTGGATATCGCAGTCAACAACGCCGGCATCGAGATGAAAAAACCTTTTTTAGATTTGACCGATGAGGACTGGCACAAAATTTTGTCGGTGAATCTATATGGGGCATTTTTAGTTTGTCAAACCGCCGCGCGCCAGATGGTAAAGCAAGGGCAGGGTGGAAAGATCATCAATATCTCATCCGTACACGAAGATGTGCCATTCCCAGGGTATGCCCCTTACTGTGTTTCGAAGGGAGGGTTGCGCATGTTGATGCGCAATCTGGCTTTGGAGCTAGCTCCTTACCAGATTAACGTCAACAACATTGCGCCTGGGGCCATTGCAACTCCTATTAACCAGCAGGTGCTAGATGATCCCCAAGCGCGGGCTAACGCCATTAGTGAGATTCCGTGGGGACGTTTTGGGAAGCCGGAGGAGGTAGCGGCTGTGGCCGTATTTCTCGCCAGCGACGAGTCGAGCTATGTAACCGGCAGCACCTACTACGTGGATGGTGGTTTGACCCAACAGGTCACCAAATATTAGGGAATCTGTAGGTTTAGCCGTTTTCCAGCGCCGTGTGCCAAGCAAATGGTGTGCACTACAAAAAAGCCTGTTGACATTTCTGGAAAGGTGTGGTATAGTAACTTAACGGTTTCACGGTTTGAAGAACGGGTGCGGTTGGTTTGGTTGTGTGAGGAGGAGTTATCTGCCCCTATTGCATCTCCCTCGGTGCGCCTGCTTCCACTCCTGTTCGGAAAGTGTGACCGTATTGTAACGCGCCATGTGCGCATGTGAAACCCAGGGGACGATCAATCTTTTAGGCGTCCTCTTTGTGTGAAGGAGTGAAGAATGTCTAAGCGCATCTATGTGGGAGGCCTGCCCTATTCCGCTACCGAGCGGGATGTGGAGGCTCTCTTCTCGTCAGCTGGTACGGTGAAAGAGGTGACCTTGGTGTCGGACCGTTACACCGGACAGGCGAAAGGTTTCGGCTTCGTGGAGATGAGCACGGATGCTGAGGCCGATGCTGCCATCAACATGCTGAATGGTACGACAATGGGCGGCAGGACGTTAACCGTTAACGAGGCTCGCCCGCGCCCTGCACGTCGCTACTAGACCCGAGACTTACAAGAACATACCCTCCTCTTCATTGTTAAGTAAAGAGGAGGGTATTGTTTTTGCATCTCAGTAAGACGTGGTTAGTATACGGATAGATACTTGACGACCATTTTTTAGATAGGTGAATACGCTTATGGAGGTTATCCCTCATTCAAGGTCGCCTTCGGAGGCTGGATGGAGTTCACGGGGATGTCATAAGGATATGGGCGGCCTTTTCCCGTTTCCACGAATTCCTTAAGGCTCAGGAGAAAGAGTGCCCAAGTCATAGAGCATTCCGGAAACGACGTCGCATCTAGGTTCCACTTCGAATGCCGGAAGTGGAGCACGGTCCTCCCCTGATCGCGGAATATCTTGAATTCCAGTTCGGTGCCGATCCACTCACCCCCAGTGCCTGAATCGATCACCCGCCATTGAACGAGCTCGTGCGGTTTGAGCGCCATCACTTCCATAATGGCGGATGCATGCGACTTGGAAAACCAAAATTCCAGCGTCTTGCCCACTTCAGATCGCCCTCGGGTGTCGGTTGTCCACCAGTGGGCGAGTTTTTCCACGTCGGTCACGGCCTCATACACGTCCCTCGGTGAAGCGTTAATCCGAATCTCATGCCAGATTTCACGAGACGACATAGCATCTCATCCTCCTTCATTTGAAATCATACTGTCCTTCCCTGGTAGGTCAGACATAACTAGTATACTAATATAGGTAGATATTCGTCAACTATTTTATGTGATTTTTTATTCTAACACCCACGTTATTATAAGCAAAGCTATTATGTGCCGGGGCTACGGAACACCCTACTACCTCTCACCCTTTTGTGGCGCAACGCAATCGAGCTTGATGTGGCCGAATGTATCGTGCGAATAGAAAAGCCTATTTTAGCTCCTGTGCCAGCCAGTGCACCGCCTCCGCGCGATGCACTACTTGCGGCAACTCTTGCGCCGGTAGACCCAGCAAAGCGCGCCAACTACCCCAATCCTCAGGTTGCATTGGCTCTTTCGGCCGGAAGAGTAGGTCGGTCTCTTTACCAAGGCCGAGCCCTCTACAGGCTAAACGCTGTAGGGCGTAGAAAGCTGGATGGTACGGCGGCACGTCGGTATACCAGTGCAGCACAAGCCCTTCTTCTAAAAGCTTTGTCTGAAACTTGCTGAGTGCTGACGGAAGGGCATAGACTTCGCGCGGAGTCGTGTTTGTGGCGATGCAGTACGCGATGAGGATGCCGGCTGCCTCGCCAATGCACCATTCAATGGGGTGTAGACGATAGGCACCGTTGGTCAGGTGGGTGAGGCCTGCATTTTTGCTAGCCGGTAGAAGATTTTCCCAACGCCTAGGTATAAGAATACGCAGAGGGATTTGGAACGGACGGGTGGGAACATAGGCCGATGGCTCCCCGTGGGCGTTTTGGTGGATATCAAGCGCATAGTGGCCAATACCGATTGTATCCGGCATGAAGACCGCGCGCGCCTGTTCTCCGCGGCAGATATTTCCTTGAAAATCGCGCACCACAATATCCTGCTCGCGCACGGTGTCTACCGATAGGATGCGTCGAGACTCTCGGATATAAGGGGTGGGAGCGCAGCCGTCTTCGGTATCGAAATAGTCCTTTCGTAGACGGAACTCTGGGTAACCACACCGGTTTGGGTCGTCCTCACGGGGACACTCGTTTTGGAGCCAGTAGAGATAGCCGATGGAGGCTCGACGCGCGCGAGCAAGGGTGGAGCGTATCTGGTTCTCATCTCCGGCGTTAGCGCCGATGATATTGCCTCCATAGAAGTCGTTGCTGGCTGTGTTGATCATGGAGACGTCGTGCGGAATGCGGGGATCGTTGAAGTTTTCGGCTGCAAGGATACGCCGGTAGCTCCACCAAGGGTAGTTGCCGCTAAAAAGTCCGGTGATAGCCCCATCTACAAGGCTGTACCGCTGCAGCTTTTTCAGCTCTTCATAGTCAGGTGGAGGCGCAATAAGGTTTTGTTCCTTTGTTTCGGGGCACCATTCAATGGCAAACGGAAAGGTGAAAGGCTGAACCCAATCGGGGCGCGGGGTGGGAGGCGCATCGGGCTCACCCGTTTGATCTTGGCTTTCTGCCCCGACAACCCAGTCTACTCCCTCTTTGCCGCAGAGCGGGAGCAGGTCGCCCGTGTCGGTCGCATCGAGCACATAGTGCGGGCGAAAAGCCAATGTCTGCCCTTCAGCAGAGAAGATAATCAGGTTCAGCATGCGCCCATCTGTGCTCATCTCACAGCGAAGGCAGCACGTATTCAGCAGGATGTGCAGGTTACCATTCTCTTCAAGAGAATGAAGGCGCTCGTAAAGTATCCGTTGGCCCACTTTCGGCTCGAAGGAGATCCGACTTACCCAACACCTCCCCGGATTAAAGGGTTCCATGGCTTTACCGATAGGGCTGAGCTTGTAGAGGGTGCGATAGTAGTCTCGGACGGAGGCACGGAACCAGGCATATCTGCGGGAGGGAGGAAAGGTCTCGATGAAGGCGTTTTCATCAGGGGTAGAGACACCTTGGGCCGTAAGTTGCCCTCCAATCCATGCGGTAGGCTCAACGAGCCAGGTGTTTAAACCCAATTCTGCGGCAGCCATGGCTGCTGCCGTTCCACCGGTGCTAGCACCGACAACGAGGAGGTCGCACTCGTGTATTTCCATAAGCTATTCCCTTTTGGATAAGAGAACATGATGAGATACATTGGCGGTACGCTCGGGAGTATGTTCGTGCAGAACTCCCGCCTTTAGGAGGGCGAGAATCAGAACGCCGAGTAGGATACGATAGCCGATGAAGAGAAACGTGTTATGGAAACGCATATAGCCCATAAACCACTTGGTGACGATGTAGGCAAAGATGCCTGCAACGAGTGCCGCGAAGAGGAACATCCCTAGTTCGGTAAAAGTAGGGGGGCCGACATGAAACGGCATCAACCGATGAGCTTCGTTGGGGGAAAATGCGGAGGGTTTCAGCACAAAGAGGGCTGTTTTGCTCAGCTTGTAGAGGCCGGCCGCGGTGATAGCGGGAATGGAGAGAAGGAAGCTGAAATGGGTGGCGCTCTCATGGTCGAGATCGCGAAAGAGGCCAGCGGTAATGGTGGTTCCAGAACGGGAAGCGCCAGGAACGAGGGCAAGCACTTGGGCCCATCCAATGATCTGGCTGTCGAGAAAGCTAAGGTGCTCCAGGTCCTTCTTGCGTTTGCCAACAACTTCTGCCACCAACATAATAGCTGCGAGCACAATAAGCGCAACGGCTACTACGTCGAAACGGCGGAAGGTTGTGTCAATCTTTTTTTCGAGCAGCACCCCAAAAACCGCCAGAGGAATGGTGCCGAACGCGACGTACCATCCCAGGCGTGCGTCGGTGTCATGGGGAGGGATGTTGAGGGGCGTGCGGGTTCGCAGAATGCCACGTAGGTACCGAACGATATCTTTCCAGAAGTAGACGATAATGGCCACGATAGGGCCAAGCTGTACGACCGCGGAGAAGGCCGACCCGACGTCATGACCGAGCATAAGTCGTGAAGCGATATCCATGTGCGCTGTACTGCTGACAGGAAGAAATTCGGTGAGGCCTTGTAGTAGGCCAAGTAGGGCGGCTTGGAGCCAATTCATTCTGAAAATCCTCTCTAAACCTCAAATCTGTTAGAGTATACCAAAGCGGCAAAGTGTCTCCCCTCAAAGTTGTGACAAGCTTAGACGATTCTAAGTTTTGGAATAGTCAAGATAAAAAGGTTGCGGGCAGTACCGTGTACTGCCCGCAACAACAACGCGTTTATGGACACGAAAGGGGCTAGGGGACTTTGAGTTTGGCAGAGCCTCCGAACGTGCCCTTCTGGCCTAGACCGGTTACATAGCTGCCTTTCACCAGCAGCATTGCGTTCCCCGAGGAGACCGAAGATGGGAAGGTGAGGCTAAGGAACGTTGCGGTGTTCGGCGCCATATTGCCGAGGGGGATGGGCAGAGCTCCAAGGGGTTTAAATGTTTTATTGGAGCTATCGGTGAGTTGTGCGGAGTTAAGGAGGACATTATAGGCGGTGCCAGGCCCTACGTTCCGGATCTGCAGGTAAATGGTTACAGCGCCGGGAGCTCCTGTAGGCGAACGTCTTCGGACGATTTCGATGAATCTCAGAATGAGCCTTGGCGGCTCCCTATCTCCGATGAGGTAGCAGGGATCAGGAGGCAAGGACGTAAGACCGCTGTCGGGGTCATAGACCTGGACGGAAGCAATGCCTGGGGTCGTTAGGAGGGTGCTTGGGATGAAGCAGGCCAGGTAGCGCCCGTCACGAGAGACCTCAATGGGGTCGATGGGAATGCGTACGTTTGGCATGTCAGAGGGCGTCCACTCCACGATGTCGTCTTGAGTGAGGCCCGACCCTACGATGAACATGTATATTCCGCCAGAGACGGGCCCAGGGCCTATGGGAGGGGAGGGTGGGACTGGATTGCCTGGCGGAGGGATGAATGGGATGTGGATAACATTGGGCAGGATATAGAATATCTTAGGCCCTATTCGATATACGCTACCATATATGCTACTATCTCCCAACGTGCATTCTCCATAGAGACATCCATCGTTGGCTTGAATGAGAGGGCCTGGCCCACTTCCTGGGCTGAAGTTTGCATCAAATGAATGGATCACCTGGAAGCCAGTCCCATAGGGGCTGATGCGATAGGCAACACCATCTCCAGTAGCGCCGCCTTGGAACGTCGTTCCATACAATGTGCCGTCGGCGGCTTGAAGAAAGTAAACAGGTTTGTCACCATCTGGTCCTCCTGAAAAGGCATGGAGCACTGTTAGGTTAGAGCCTGTGGGGTAAAGCCGAAAGAGGGTACCATGACTGCTTGACCCTCCACCGTAACAGGTACCGTAGAAGTAGCCATCCTGACCCTGCAGAATGAAACTAGGGCCAACCCCGTCATAATTCTGTCCGCTGGCATTAGTGGCCGAAAACGTGTAGAAAGTGAAATGTACATCGAAAGGCTCGGTGTCACAGCAGAAGATGGTGCCGTTGCCGTTGTTTCCACCCTCAAGGGTCGTTACAAACAGAAGCCCGTAGTTGTCCTGGATGATATGAGTTGGAGCTGCCCCATCCGGATTTTGCCTTGCTGCATATAAGGCAGAAAAGTCATAGAGTTTAGTGAAAAACGAGCCGTCCGTGGCTAGCGCAAAGATCGTGCCAGTGCCGTTTGAACCTCCGGCTCTACACGTTCCGTAGAGAAGCCCATCGTTCCCTAACACGAGACTGTCTGGGTAATCACCATCGTCGCCATTGAAGTCGTGTAGATCCTGAAAGTTAGACCCATCTGGGTTAAGGCTAAATACATAGCCGTGGTACCCTAAATCATAGTCTGAATAGGGATTGAGCGGGACAGCTGTCCCGTAGAGGGTGCCATCGGGGCCTTGTATCAGACTGATTGGCATTGATTGGGCGTAGAAG of Chthonomonas calidirosea T49 contains these proteins:
- a CDS encoding SDR family oxidoreductase, whose product is MRLKDKVALVTGASSGIGKAIAERFAAEGAHVAVNYLPVGAQEAAAETEVTTFGVTGIAVSGDVSRRDDVEQMVATVVQRFGRLDIAVNNAGIEMKKPFLDLTDEDWHKILSVNLYGAFLVCQTAARQMVKQGQGGKIINISSVHEDVPFPGYAPYCVSKGGLRMLMRNLALELAPYQINVNNIAPGAIATPINQQVLDDPQARANAISEIPWGRFGKPEEVAAVAVFLASDESSYVTGSTYYVDGGLTQQVTKY
- a CDS encoding SRPBCC family protein yields the protein MSSREIWHEIRINASPRDVYEAVTDVEKLAHWWTTDTRGRSEVGKTLEFWFSKSHASAIMEVMALKPHELVQWRVIDSGTGGEWIGTELEFKIFRDQGRTVLHFRHSKWNLDATSFPECSMTWALFLLSLKEFVETGKGRPYPYDIPVNSIQPPKATLNEG
- a CDS encoding undecaprenyl-diphosphate phosphatase, with protein sequence MNWLQAALLGLLQGLTEFLPVSSTAHMDIASRLMLGHDVGSAFSAVVQLGPIVAIIVYFWKDIVRYLRGILRTRTPLNIPPHDTDARLGWYVAFGTIPLAVFGVLLEKKIDTTFRRFDVVAVALIVLAAIMLVAEVVGKRKKDLEHLSFLDSQIIGWAQVLALVPGASRSGTTITAGLFRDLDHESATHFSFLLSIPAITAAGLYKLSKTALFVLKPSAFSPNEAHRLMPFHVGPPTFTELGMFLFAALVAGIFAYIVTKWFMGYMRFHNTFLFIGYRILLGVLILALLKAGVLHEHTPERTANVSHHVLLSKRE
- a CDS encoding choice-of-anchor tandem repeat GloVer-containing protein is translated as MHAQKHSTPRAVGMLANGATPLSAPSEIVVSKERKGISTPQFHLRRTLRLVMGMLAALLLLGLFGQAHRAQAEVPAVTIYEFGSNFDDGYHPTTLLQGKDGKLYGTTEGDSVVGGGTIFRMDLDGSHFQVLHTFDFYAQSMPISLIQGPDGTLYGTAVPLNPYSDYDLGYHGYVFSLNPDGSNFQDLHDFNGDDGDYPDSLVLGNDGLLYGTCRAGGSNGTGTIFALATDGSFFTKLYDFSALYAARQNPDGAAPTHIIQDNYGLLFVTTLEGGNNGNGTIFCCDTEPFDVHFTFYTFSATNASGQNYDGVGPSFILQGQDGYFYGTCYGGGSSSHGTLFRLYPTGSNLTVLHAFSGGPDGDKPVYFLQAADGTLYGTTFQGGATGDGVAYRISPYGTGFQVIHSFDANFSPGSGPGPLIQANDGCLYGECTLGDSSIYGSVYRIGPKIFYILPNVIHIPFIPPPGNPVPPSPPIGPGPVSGGIYMFIVGSGLTQDDIVEWTPSDMPNVRIPIDPIEVSRDGRYLACFIPSTLLTTPGIASVQVYDPDSGLTSLPPDPCYLIGDREPPRLILRFIEIVRRRSPTGAPGAVTIYLQIRNVGPGTAYNVLLNSAQLTDSSNKTFKPLGALPIPLGNMAPNTATFLSLTFPSSVSSGNAMLLVKGSYVTGLGQKGTFGGSAKLKVP
- a CDS encoding FAD-dependent oxidoreductase translates to MEIHECDLLVVGASTGGTAAAMAAAELGLNTWLVEPTAWIGGQLTAQGVSTPDENAFIETFPPSRRYAWFRASVRDYYRTLYKLSPIGKAMEPFNPGRCWVSRISFEPKVGQRILYERLHSLEENGNLHILLNTCCLRCEMSTDGRMLNLIIFSAEGQTLAFRPHYVLDATDTGDLLPLCGKEGVDWVVGAESQDQTGEPDAPPTPRPDWVQPFTFPFAIEWCPETKEQNLIAPPPDYEELKKLQRYSLVDGAITGLFSGNYPWWSYRRILAAENFNDPRIPHDVSMINTASNDFYGGNIIGANAGDENQIRSTLARARRASIGYLYWLQNECPREDDPNRCGYPEFRLRKDYFDTEDGCAPTPYIRESRRILSVDTVREQDIVVRDFQGNICRGEQARAVFMPDTIGIGHYALDIHQNAHGEPSAYVPTRPFQIPLRILIPRRWENLLPASKNAGLTHLTNGAYRLHPIEWCIGEAAGILIAYCIATNTTPREVYALPSALSKFQTKLLEEGLVLHWYTDVPPYHPAFYALQRLACRGLGLGKETDLLFRPKEPMQPEDWGSWRALLGLPAQELPQVVHRAEAVHWLAQELK
- a CDS encoding polyprenyl synthetase family protein is translated as MSFSLAEYLQSRRYLIEQALERYLPSPSDRPQRLHESIRYSVLAPGKRIRPILVIAGAEAVGGTAEQVLPTACALECIHVFSLIHDDLPCMDNDDYRRGRPTNHKIFGEALALLAGDALLALAFQLIAENAASVPPERVLPTLHLVAKASGTWGMVGGQVVDMESQGQTVTPDTLHYIHSHKTGALLTCSVVAGATLAGGSAQQIEALRRYGEHIGLAFQIADDILDIVGDQERIGKPVGSDQKQDKATYPRLFGIEESRQRARHEMKAALQQLQEFDEKADPLRALAQFIVERDI
- the pdxT gene encoding pyridoxal 5'-phosphate synthase glutaminase subunit PdxT, with amino-acid sequence MEETRDVTVGVLALQGDFDAHLQTIRKLGLHAKEVRSQRDLEEVDALILPGGESTTIGKLLARTGLDVAIRDRGQAGMPIYGTCAGMILLAHTIEGRPEQPTLDLMDIAVARNAFGRQIESFEADIPFDFGAEVVPIRAVFIRAPYVTKVGPDVRILSKFQDKIVAVRQGNLLATAFHPELTDNLRLHALVAEMARNYRASRG
- a CDS encoding RNA recognition motif domain-containing protein, with protein sequence MSKRIYVGGLPYSATERDVEALFSSAGTVKEVTLVSDRYTGQAKGFGFVEMSTDAEADAAINMLNGTTMGGRTLTVNEARPRPARRY